The Glycine soja cultivar W05 chromosome 15, ASM419377v2, whole genome shotgun sequence region ATTGGTCAACGGATGGAGAAGTTTGCAAGACTCATGGGCGTGCCCTTTGAATTCAACGTGATTAGTGGATTAAGCCAAATCACCAAAGAAGGTTTGGGGGTTCAAGAAGATGAAGCTATAGCTGTGAACTGCGTTGGAACATTGAGAAGAGTGGAAATTGAAGAGAGGGAAAACTTGATTCGTGTTTTCAAGTCTCTTGGTCCTAAAGTGGTAACCGTTGTCGAGGAAGAAGCTGATTTTTGTAGCTCCAGGGAGAATTTTGTTAAGTGCTTTGAAGAGTGTCTCAAGTTCTACACACTCTACTTCGAGATGTTGGAGGAGAGTTTCCCTCCCACTAGCAACGAGAGGTTGATGTTGGAGAGGGAGTGCTCGAGGACCATAGTTAGGGTTTTGGCTTGCTGTGGTAGTGGTGAGTTTGAAGATGATGGAGAGTTTGATTGTTGTGAGAGGAGGGAGAGAGGGATTCAGTGGTGTGAGAGGCTGAGGAGTGCGTTTTCGCCAAGTGGATTCAGCGATGATGTGGTGGATGATGTGAAAGCATTGCTCAAGAGGTACCAACCAGGGTGGTCACTTGTGGTGTCTCAAGGAGATGAACATCTCTCAGGGATTTACTTGACATGGAAGGAGGAACCGGTGGTTTGGGCATCAGCATGGAAACCCTAGAATATACTTGAACTTGAATCAATGAATGTGTATGTGTATCGATCATTGTATCTATTATctattatcaaatatatatatatatatatatatatatatatatatatatatatatatatttgtgtatgTTTGGTATATGGTAccattactatatatatatatattgcggGGCTAAAGCTATATAGCTATAGCAAGCCAACCTTAAAACCAAGGGAGCGAGAGAAGTACAATGGAAATTAAGGTGCTCTGGGGGATATATACCAATACCTTATTAGATGGAGCTAGCAATGGATGGATGGATCtggatttttcttttaactttctcttatgattcttgcatactttgtaatttttctcCTGTCCAAGTTTCCTTTAAAGGGCAAGGTTTTTGCTTGGGAGTTTGTGTTGTTAGACTTTACACCTTTTTATTATAGTTAAGTTCATTGCTTGCTCTTGTTTGAAGGTGTTTGCACTTGTGCTCTTTTTATGAATTCCATGCCCGGCTTCCTTCCCTTTTTGTGCATGGATTGTTTCCCCGAGCTTCTTTTCTTTCAGTGCATTGGTACGCGTTGTCAGATTTCAAGGTGATGATATATCTCAATAATGTTATCTCTGCACAAAGTAATTTAAACttttagaaattatatatatatatatatatatatatatatatatatatatatatatatatatatatatacgtacAGTTTATGAGATAGGGGAGAgggaaaaaaacaagaaaaatggaTGTTGGTGATGAAATTAGATTTTGCAAGCTTCtgttagaaattaattttatctatatGGAACTACATTGTTGATCACTTGATCATACATATGTACAATAATACCAAGGAAAAACTAGACATAATTACACGAATTTCTTTTGAGATTGACACTCATCATATTGacatcttttatttaaaaaattatacacattTTTCTTCTATGACTCTTTTTCTAAAGAAATTAGACATACTTTTCCTACTTTTAGAGTGGATcatgcataattttttaatagcaAAACAAGAGAAGTAATTATGTATAATTTCCTATTAAAAAGTTGCAATGTAATTAATGTTACTAACAATATaagttagta contains the following coding sequences:
- the LOC114386855 gene encoding protein SHORT-ROOT-like → MDISPYTTPKKLSPHSNNHNNIIADEAAALLDHNNMHRSNHSHTSTSRSSDSSEPSEDGKWAPKLLRECAKAISERDSSKTHHHLWMLNELASPYGDCDQKLASYFLQALFCRATESGERCYKTLSSVAEKNHSFDSAMRLILKFQEVSPWTTFGHVASNGAILEALEGEPKLHIIDLSNTLCTQWPTLLEALATRNDETPHLKLTVVAIAGSVMKEIGQRMEKFARLMGVPFEFNVISGLSQITKEGLGVQEDEAIAVNCVGTLRRVEIEERENLIRVFKSLGPKVVTVVEEEADFCSSRENFVKCFEECLKFYTLYFEMLEESFPPTSNERLMLERECSRTIVRVLACCGSGEFEDDGEFDCCERRERGIQWCERLRSAFSPSGFSDDVVDDVKALLKRYQPGWSLVVSQGDEHLSGIYLTWKEEPVVWASAWKP